ACCCGGCGCGTAGCGCCGGAATATCACTATTATATTGATAATATCTTGATAGAGTCTCTTTTATTATCATGGAGCACTTTAGTGGACGAGAAAAATGGTGGTTGGCTTCATCAAGTGGCATTACACAACACCCATCTAAGAGTCATGCACTGTTATCAGACGATCATTTCTAAGGTGAGCATAGAAGATCTCGAAACCATTGCAAAAACATGCAGCAGCTCTCTGGTTTCACTGAAGATTAGTGGATTTGATCTATTGAGACAACAAGGGACCTTAAGGCTAGCTAGTGTGCTTAAGTTTTATGGTGGAGCCATTGTTGAGGATATTGATGACCCTGACAAGTACTTCAATGCAGATATATATTATTTTCCACCCAAGCTCTGTCATGTTGGTGACTTCATTGGTCTCTTTCTCAAACATATCTCGATCATGTATGCTTTTGCCGACAGACTCAAGACACTGGATCTGTTTGGCGCTGTGCTAGGCAACTATGCCCACTGTATAATTCGGAGGAGGCTTCCCAACATTGAAATTCTCAACACTAGTACTTGCATTGGAGACGAGGGACTCGATGTCCTTTCTCAGTACTGCAAGAAATTCAAAGTGTTAGAAATTCGTCAACCTTCAGATAGAGATGATCATGACCGTTATCGTGTCACAGATAGAGGAATGATACATGTTGCTACAAACTGCATCGACTTAGAATACATTACTGTATGCATGATGCAGCTTCGAAACATAACTCTACTAGCTATTGCTGAGAACTTGAAAGAGTTGAAGAACTTTGACGTGCAGATGATGATATGGCAACCAGCTTGGATGTAGAGATGCCACTAGACGTTGGAGTTAGAGCTCTCTTGAGCAGATGTGAGAAGCTCATAAATATTTGTTTGTATCTGATTACAGGAAGTGTCAGTGATGTTGGAATGAGTTACATAGGGGAGTTTGGCAGCAAGTTGATGGATTGGCTAGAGAATGTAAAGACCTACAAAGGCTAGAGCTCATGTTCTGTTTGTTCAGTTATAGGGGAATAGCCACTGCCGTGACCAAGTTACCCAAGTTACGGTACATAAGGGTTCATGCGTATGAAACGCCTGAGAGAAGAGATCTATGCATCATGATTCGTCCAGAATGGAGGATCCAACTCTGTCCATCATCTATGGGACTTGTTGCATACGAGATTTCTTTCTTTTTTAACTGTTTGGATAAGAACGCCGAAATACATGGCATGGTTTGTCGTCAAATTTGTGAAAAAGATAAACATCCATTGTTTTTGGGGGTGGTGGGGGGGGGGGGGGGGGTTCGCATGATGCACAGTAAAATGCACATATTTTGAGCATCTCCAATTCATTGTTATTTCCATCTCTATAATAGCATTTATAGGTTAAATTGTTTCAACTCACTCTATTTCTTACTTTATAATAGGGATCTCTATTTTTTTCCTCTATTTATAGAGGAAGAAAAAACATTCCTCTATTTTTTACTTTACATTTAGAGATTGCTATTTTAGAAGAATACATTGGAGCATATCTTTCTTCAATTCATTGTTATTTTCATCTCTATAATAGCATTTATAGGTTAAATTGCTTCAACTCACTCTATTTTCTACTTTATAATAGGGATTTCTATTTTTTTCTCTATGTATAGAGGAAGAAAAAACATTCCTCTATTTTTTACTTTACATTTAGAGATTGATATTTTAGAGGAATACATTGGAGCATATCTTTCTTCTATTATAGAGTTTAACTATTTTAGAGGTAATAATATCAAAATATATTGGAGATGGTCTAGCTTTTTTAAGTACTTTTTTTAAAAAAATAGTTTTTACATGATAATGAAAAGAAAAATAAAAAAATAGATTTCATAATGGTCTCGGGAATACTTTCTAAAAGTTAATATTATAGTACGACAAGTTATCATATGATTAATAATTAATAAATGGTTAATATATAATCAGTTTATTGGAATTCTTCAAAATATAATTAACTCTCATTTGCATATTTTATAGTCCACAAAAATTGGTTGAATTTTTTTAGAAATATTCACATTACTTATACACGAAGAACCTTTAAAAATTGTTTTTATTTAACTAATAAAATATAAATGAGCCTATTAATTAATTAATTAAGTTTAAATTAATGAAAAGGAAAAAACACATGACGTTGAAATGTAATCATCATATATCCTATATATATATAAAAAAAGTACCCTCTAAAGAAAGTTCAACAAGATTGAGTTTTTGCCAAAATTAATCCACAACTTGATTTTAACCCCAAACTTATACCCAAACTTGAATCAAATGCAAAACTAACCTAAAAGCCTAGTGAAATTACAGCTCAGCCCCTTGTGACCAAACAAAAAAACAGAAGCCATTTTTACGAATATAGCCCTAGTAAATCGTCTGAGTCGTCTGAGATGTTGGAAGTCGTCTGGACGACTGAAGTGTAAGTCGTCTGGTACCGGTTTATTTTAAAAATAATTTATAAATCTTGTAAAAAAATATTTTGATGCGTGAAAAATAAAAATCAAGTAATTATAAACAGTTTTAAGTGATATAAATTAAGATATGATAAAATTGATTTGTTTTGAAGATAGATGAGTGGAAGTAGTGAATCATGAAATACTTTGGTTTAGGAGTTTGGCAAACATATGTTGTAGTATTGTATGTATTGTTAGGCTTAGATTTTGGAAAACTAAAATGTTTTTTTCAAAAATTAGTTTTCACCTATATGTGTTTATTTATGTGTATAGTAAACACTTTTCAAGTTTGATTTGATTTTATGAAGTCTTTAACTAGATAATTAAGTTTAGGGGTTATGTTTAGGGTGTGGACGACTTATATTTCAGTCGTCTGTTGAATAATTTACTCGGACGACTTACATTTCAGTCATCTGGTGAAGAAATTAAAACAGACGACTTACATGTAAGTCGTCCAAATATTCCCGCCTAAAATTTTTTAAAAAAAATATTTTCCCGCTTAAATAATTTAAACCAGACGACTTACTTGTAAGTCGTCTGGAAAATCTTCTATTTTAGTTTCCCGCTAAAAATATTTAATTTCCCGCTAAAAATATTAAACTCTTCTGGACGACTTACATGTAAGTCGTCTGTTTTAATTTCTTCACCAGACGACTGAAATGTAAGTCGTCCGAGTAAATTATTCAACAGACGACTGAAATATAAGTCGTCCACACCCTAAACATAACCCCTAAACTTAATTATCTAATTAAAGACTTCATAAAATCAAATCAAACTTGAAAAGTGTTTACTATACACATAAATAAACACATATAGGTGAAAACTAATTTTTGAAAAAAACATTTTAGTTTTCCAAAATCTAACCCTAACAATACATACAATACTACAACATATGTTTGCCAAACTCCTAAACCAAAGTATTTCATGATTCACTACTTCCACTCATCTATCTTCAAAACAAATCAATTTTATCATATCTTAATTTATATCACTTAAAACTGTTTATAATTACTTGATTTTTATTTTTCACGCATCAAAATATTTTTTTACAAGATTTATAAATTATTTTTAAAATAAACCGGTACCAGACGACTTACACTTCAGTCGTCCAGACGACTTCCAACATCTCAGACGACTCAGACGATTTACTAGGGCTATATTCATAAAAATGGCTTCTGTTTTTTTGTTTGGTCACAAGGGGCTGAGATGTAATTTCACTAGGCTTTTAGNNNNNNNNNNNNNNNNNNNNNNNNNNNNNNNNNNNNNNNNNNNNNNNNNNNNNNNNNNNNNNNNNNNNNNNNNNNNNNNNNNNNNNNNNNNNNNNNNNNNNNNNNNNNNNNNNNNNNNNNNNNNNNNNNNNNNNNNNNNNNNNNNNNNNNNNNNNNNNNNNNNNNNNNNNNNNNNNNNNNNNNNNNNNNNNNNNNNNNNNNNNNNNNNNNNNNNNNNNNNNNNNNNNNNNNNNNNNNNNNNNNNNNNNNNNNNNNNNNNNNNNNNNNNNNNNNNNNNNNNNNNNNNNNNNNNNNNNNNNNNNNNNNNNNNNNNNNNNNNNNNNNNNNNNNNNNNNNNNNNNNNNNNNNCCTTTTTTTTTTGAAAATTGGTTTTGCCCTATTCACCCCACAAGTTCATATAATTTACGAAAATGCCATCAAATTTTTTTTTTTTTCGAAAATGACATTTTTACTCTCTCACCCTCATCATCTTCAAGTAATTACAAGATTGTCATTGTCATCAATACCACAACCACCATGAACAACCAATTTGAAGCTCTTAATGTTCCCAAAATCGATTTACCCTTCTTCTTTTTCCATTCTTGTGAACTAAACACAACATATCTCTCACTTTCTCTCCACAATGAGCTAAAAAAACCCAAGATTTTGATTCTACATTTTTTATGGTTTATAGAGTCATAGAAGCTAACGATTCTGGGTGGGTTACTTTCGTTTGTGATTCTGTGTGCTTGGAGAAGCCTTGTGTATGCTAAGGAACTTATCTCACCAATTTAAGGTATGACATCGAGTTTTTTTCCAGATCTGTTCGTCAGACGACTTACTTGGGAAGTCGTCTGGCTGTAGACAACTTACCTGTAAGTCGTCTGGTCAACGCAGAGGTTATTTTTGCAATTGACTTTGAAATCTGTAACCTGAGACTACTGAAAGTTAAGTCGTCTGTTTTTGTTTGGTTTCAAAAAAATTTCCAAAGAACCTAGACGACTTACATTTCAGTCGTCATAGGTTAGTTTTGCATTTGACTGGATTATTTCAGAAGTTTGACTTTTCCGGACGACTTACATTTCAGTCGTCTACTGAAAATTAAAATAATAATATTTTTTTAAAAGTAGACGACTTACAGTTAAGTCGTCTACTTTTAAAAAAATATTATTATTTTAATTTTCGCCAGACGACTGAAATGTAAGTCGTCTGGGGAAGTCAAACTTCTGAAATTATCCAGTCAAATGCAAAACTAACCTATGACGACTGAAATGTAAGTCGTCTAGGTTCTTTGGAAATTTTTTTGAAACCAAACAAAAACAGACGACTTAACTTTCAGTCGTCTCAGGTTACAGATTTCAAAGTCAATTGCAAAAATAACCTCTGCGTTGACCAGACGACTTCCAGGTAAGTTGTCTACAGCCAGACGACTTCCCAAGTAAGTCGTCTGACGAACAGATCTGGAAAAAAACTCGATGTCATACCTTAAATTGGTGAGATAAGTTCCTTAGCATACATAAGGCTTCTCCAAGCACACAGAATCACAAACGAAAGTAACCCACCCAGAATCGTTAGCTTCTATGACTCTATGAACCATAAAAAATTTAGAATCAAACTCTTGGGTTTTTTAGCTCATTGTGGAGAGAAAGTGAGAGATATGTTGTGTTTAGTTCACAAGAATGGAAAAAGAAGAAGGGTAAATCGATTTTGGGAGCATTAAGAGCTTCAAATTGGTTGTTCATGGTGGTTGTGGTATTGATGACAATGGTAATCTTGTAATTACTTGAAGATGATGAGGGTGAGAGAGTAAAAATGTCATTTTCGAAAAAAAAAGAAAAAAAAAATTGATGGCATTTTCGTAAATTATATGAACTTGTGGGGTGAATAGGGCAAAACCAATTTTCAAAAAAAAAAAAGGTTAGTTTTGTGTTTGACTTTAAGTTATAAGTCAATTCTGCAAAAAGTCCAACAAGATTTGACCAATTGCACAATGATTTATTCAGTTTTCATTAAAAAACCAAATATTTACTAGAGGTTTTGTCAACATTATTTTTTTTTGTTAGTAATCAATCTTTATATTTTACAGTATTTTTTTTAATAAATATAACTAATAATACGTAAATCGGTTATTCAGTTTACTAATAAAAATGATTTATTCAGTTTTCATTAAAAACAAAATATTTACTGGGAAAACAAGTTTACTATTTTCTAACTAATGACGGTAGAAAAAAAAAACAAATCGGGTCGGGTAAAGAGCATCCGCGTGGCTCTTATGGAAACTGTAAATTTAACTCGATTATGAATTTTGACAAAAAAAAAATAACTCGATTATGAATTAAAAAAAAAGTCAAGTATTTCTCATAAAAAAACTAGAAAGAGCAAGGCGTTTATCGAACAAATCTAGAGTAAGACACTGTTTGCTCTCGAGGTAGGCCAGTTAGTAGGCGGACGGATACAATGGCGATGATATGTCTGAGGAGGGAGACATCTGGGACCTTGGTATTATATATGCCAACAGATTATCTCTTCAAAGAGTCCTCCGCATTCCTTTCTCCTATGGCTAAGGCTATCTCGGTAATTTCTAGCGACCATTGATATTTTGGGTTTTAGTATTGCTCAGATGATAAGTGTGCCTAGATTCTACTGGTTGTTCCAGGGGCCAACCCATTATGGTTGTTCATATCTTAATTGACTTTGAATGCGTACAAGGAACAACGAACTCCGGTTTTGTTGACGTTACAGGACAACCTTAGATTTGTTGCATACAGTTCCTTTTTTTTTGTCACATATAACTTTTTTAAAAGGCCAAGACTAAATGCAACTCTTCTCTAGTTATATCTTTGGCTTGGATCATATTTGCTTTGCATGTGTTTGCAGTTACTGATCATTATGCACTTGTGTATTCCATTGTATAGTAGAATTTGTTGCTTTGCTACTGTTCCAGCGTTCACTTCTTATGATTAAAGTTAACTTCTTCAAATTTTCTTGTACATCTGAATCGTGATACACGTAGAAAGCCACATGATTGATGCATGGTCGTGTGTGTAACTAAGAAAAAATGGCACTTTGCAACACATCAACTTGATCATAGTCTTAAACCGCGTCTTTTCAATACAAGCAACTGTAAAGGTATCAGTGTATCCCCTTACATACGAGTCTCTCCTCGATTCTTGGTGTTGAGATTTTATGGGAATAGATGGCATCTGTTACTAACTAATTGACATATAGTGAAACATGTCTCTGCTTACCTATTAGTTCTATGGATGTTTTTTTCTTTTTTTGTATTCGCATGTGTGATTGATTCTTACAAGCTCAGAAGCCTTGTGCTTAGAATTTGTTTAGCATATATACTGATTGCAACAGTATAATAGACCTTTTTTCCTTTCTTACTTCAATTGCAACAGTATGCTCATGTAATATGTATAGGTCCTGCGTAGAATTAGCTTTACTATTAAGTATAAGGGTGCTGCTAAGATCTGTCATTGACCTACAAATTGAGCTGTACTGAGATTTTGGTAAGACATAAGCGGAAGTATAAGTATAAAGATACCCAAACTACTCTTTTTTTTTCCTTGTATAAATGATCATGTTCTCTTCTTCTTTTTTTTCTTCTTTGTATTACATGAGAGATATTATTCCTGAAGAGAATACCCAGCTAATAAAGAAGTGATGTGTTTTGTGCAGCCGTAGTGAAGTCTGAAGGGTTCAAGCATTTGAAACAGAGTTGTCCCTCTTTGTTGTCTGGGTTGGTGGTAAAACACGGTTGCAGAAGCGGATAAGAGCTGGACGAGTGGACACTACAAATGTGAGGCAAGGGAAGAGGATGGATTCAAATGCTATAAGCTTGCAAATTAACCTTTCCTCTAAGCCTTGTTTTGGCCGCTTCAAATAAACTTCTGATGCTTCAGTACTGATATGATAAGATTAAATTTGTTTGGCTACATTTAGAATTTTTTTATTGTCTGAAACATATAGTATGTCAAAAGTAGCGTAAAAGCTTTTAGGCAATGAATAACTCTTATGTCTAAAGTAGCCTCTTTGTCTTTGATTTGACTTCAATCGCGAAGCAAATCTCATGAGTCTCCTCGTGGATAAACATCCAAACAGTGATGAAATCGCAATTCTCCTTGAGCTCATAATCGCCGACGAATTTCCTCCATCCCGCAATCGAAT
The DNA window shown above is from Brassica oleracea var. oleracea cultivar TO1000 chromosome C3, BOL, whole genome shotgun sequence and carries:
- the LOC106330879 gene encoding coronatine-insensitive protein 1-like produces the protein MHCYQTIISKVSIEDLETIAKTCSSSLVSLKISGFDLLRQQGTLRLASVLKFYGGAIVEDIDDPDKYFNADIYYFPPKLCHVGDFIGLFLKHISIMYAFADRLKTLDLFGAVLGNYAHCIIRRRLPNIEILNTSTCIGDEGLDVLSQYCKKFKVLEIRQPSDRDDHDRYRVTDRGMIHVATNCIDLEYITVCMMQLRNITLLAIAENLKELKNFDVQMMIWQPAWM